A portion of the Echeneis naucrates chromosome 5, fEcheNa1.1, whole genome shotgun sequence genome contains these proteins:
- the abraa gene encoding actin-binding Rho-activating protein, with protein MSGRGTTVSSAEPQVFKRAVRKIKCAAMVANLAKSWQGWANEHAGKQDAIPSGWMPSSVEEEDRKERSHVVKLTVTPRVIVADSSDGDSSKIRTCSVTKTVQPKRSECSSSDVYNAIRGKMESGPEENKPFLGNESPTRRRQMRALNTAEAGGVIQDRKLMLQEKKLGSRSGSMETEDSRVEEEAGLSNNSEPKTEVPDVQRKQSNRLKVKIATMGDIKSRWQQWSNQHIESQKLNPFSEEFDYDYAMAQRLRKGDSGYGRPKEGSKTAERGDRAQKHIHREMEEMVWIIRDMGSKDKEGRTVISFGRLFDRYVKISDKVVGILLRCRKHKMLDFEGEMLWKGQDDDVIITLQD; from the exons ATGAGCGGCAGAGGGACCACAGTCTCCTCGGCAGAGCCTCAGGTTTTCAAACGAGCTGTACGGAAGATCAAATGTGCTGCCATGGTGGCCAATCTGGCCAAGAGCTGGCAGGGCTGGGCCAATGAACATGCAGGCAAACAGGACGCCATCCCAAGTGGCTGGATGCCATCTTCTgttgaggaggaggacaggaaggagcGCAGCCACGTGGTAAAGCTAACTGTCACCCCACGGGTCATCGTGGCGGACTCTTCTGATGGTGACAGCAGTAAGATCCGAACCTGCTCCGTCACCAAGACGGTTCAGCCAAAACGTAGCGAGTGCAGCAGTAGTGATGTTTACAATGCCATCCGAGGCAAGATGGAGTCAGGGCCCGAGGAGAACAAGCCATTCTTGGGCAATGAGTCGCCAACGCGGCGGCGCCAGATGAGGGCATTGAACACTGCAGAAGCAGGTGGGGTCATCCAAGACAGGAAGCTGATGCTCCAGGAGAAGAAGCTGGGGTCAAGGAGCGGCAGCATGGAGACGGAAGACAGCAGGGTGGAAGAGGAGGCAGGCCTTAGCAACAACAGTGAACCCAAAACTGAAGTGCCGGACGTCCAGAGGAAACAAAGCAACAGGCTGAAG GTTAAAATCGCCACAATGGGCGACATCAAGAGCCGCTGGCAGCAGTGGTCCAACCAGCACATAGAGAGCCAGAAGCTCAACCCCTTCAGTGAGGAGTTCGACTACGACTATGCCATGGCCCAACGCCTCCGCAAGGGGGACTCTGGCTACGGTCGGCCCAAAGAAGGCTCCAAGACGGCGGAGCGGGGCGACCGTGCCCAGAAGCACATCcacagggagatggaggagatggtgTGGATCATCAGAGACATGGGCTCCAAGGACAAAGAGGGAAGGACCGTCATCAGCTTCGGACGACTTTTTGACCGATACGTAAAAATCTCGGACAAGGTGGTGGGAATCCTGCTGCGCTGCCGCAAACACAAGATGCTGGACTTTGAGGGGGAGATGTTGTGGAAAGGACAGGACGATGATGTCATCATTACACTGCAGGACTAA